The stretch of DNA CACGGGAGTATccgtaagtgccccaggagctccaaaaatgcgttttatgcccaaaaaattgggaaaaaaactaaaaaatcgcatttttggaaaaacaaaaaaaaagttcgttaaaattcaagaatcgACAGACGTCAGAATGAAAGAAACTGTTTTTTACAGTGTACTCATCGAATTATACAGTAGAAGCCCAGTCAACGACTACttggatgtactcttcacactcattattttcaatgcgcgagagtagtttAACCAAGTATACCTTAAATTGAGGTCCCACTGTAGAAGAAACTTCACGAGATTGTTTGTTTGTGgtgtgccaaaaaaaaagaagattttcaggTTGAAAATGCCTTTTTGGTGAGAATTTAGCAACTTCCTGGCACTTGTGAGTGTTTTGTTGGTAAATTGTGTTGGAAATTGGTTGTTGCGGAAGTGCTGGGAATGGCGGAATTCATTGATTCGCTCCTCAATGAAATGTCATCAACATTCAACTATCAGACGGATGATGTTAAAATTGACCTGAATCGGGATAGAACACTCAAGTGGCGGAGTCTCCATCACAATCAGTACGCCTCGACGAAGAAGAAGTCGTCGCGGGTGGGGCGCAATGAGGAGGGATCGCCCTATCAGTCTGTTAAGGTCTTCCGGAATCCTCTGAGCAATTCAACGACGGGACTGAAGAAACTCCGGAGGGCGGCACGGATGAAGTTAAGTCGTCTCGAGAGGAATCTCCGTCGCAAGGCGCAAGCAGAGGAGTCACCGGTGGAAGAGAAGCCGAAACCACCAATTGCGGAGACAACAAACATTCATGTGAACTACATTGCTGGGGATTGTGCTCTCAATCTCATTGACATGAAGCCGGAGAATGTGCAGATATTTCAGGGCGCTTCCGTCAAGGTAGAACGTCGAACATCACGACGATCAACTGAGAAACCATCCGTTGAATCCCCAAAGAAATCCACCCccaagaagatgaagaaggcCCAGGAAAACCCCGAGAGTTCTCAGGAAGTTTCCCGGACAGAGGGAACCCTTCTGAGTCAACGACCACCGCGAAGGGTTAAGCCAACTGAGAAGATTTTGGCCAATAAACGTCTTCGGCGTGGAATTCAGATTCACAATACAAAGGTTAAGGTCACCGAAGCTCTTTGGCGGGAACGTGAGAATCTCGCCACGGCTCCCATTTCAACGTGTGAGGGGGACACCACGGCGGAGAAGCCGCAGGATGTTGTGCAGGAAGCAGAAATGTCACGCAAAACGCAGCATTTGCAGCAACTTGGCCTCACGACCATCACACAAGTTGCAGATGCGGAGACAGAAAGGATGGATCCGGAGGAGAAAATTGCCCCGCCTGAAGCTCCTGCGGGGACAATGGTGTGCCTGTGTCAGGAGGAGACACGATTCTTCCCTCATGCGCAGGGGGAGGCACTCTTTTGCAATGCAGTTGATCAATTTGAGACGGAATTCGTGGGATGCTGCAATCAGGTGGATGAGAGCACGTGCATCCGACGACCCAGCACCAGGGCATGCTTTATGGTACTCTGCGATAGTCACCGGAAGCGCCTACTTAGTCACAATTGTTGCTCAGGATGTGGAGTTTTTTGCACACGCGGGCAGGTACTTCTCTGCCCACGGAATCACTTCTTCCATCGGGATTGTGTGCTGGATGAGGGGAAGCGCGGGGAGATGGTGATGTGCCTCCACTGTGGGGATCTCACGGAGACAGCTGAAGTgaggattgagctgaaatgcGACAATCGCATTGTCTTCTATCCCAGTCAAAAGACTTTTTTGCGTTGCACCAAAACTCCCGCAGTTCTGTTCAGTGCAGATGGACAGATTTCCGGGGAAACACCCACCGAGGGAGGACGTACAATTCCTCAGCATATCATGAATACCCTCATCCGGGCATCACAGCAAGCACCAGCTGGTTCCCCGCAGGATGGGCTCAGTCCGAAGAATCTCCAGGCAGCTATTAAGAATGATGACATTGATCGTGTGGCGGAATATATTGTTAAAGGATTTGACTTTACAGCACCCTGCCAGGAGTTTGGCTACGGCTCCTGCCTACACTATGTCTCCTATTTCGGCACTGTGGAAGTCCTCCAGCTCATCCTGTGTCGTTTTGCAGCTCCCGAATTCATTGATATGCTCGACAAGGAGTTCCAAACGGCTCTTATGTGTGCCGTGAGTGGCAGCAAGATAGACATCCTGCTCCTCCTCCTACAGTATGGCGCAAAAGTCACCCAAAAGGGTCCCGATGGGATGACAGCACTGCATTTAGCAGCTAAAACTGGGAATTTCCGTGCTACAAAAATCCTCCTTGAGCACTACAAGAAGAAGGTGGACAGAGGGAAGTTCATGGAATTCCTCAATGATGTTGATCATGGAAATTGGACAGCACTGGTGTGGGCAGCAGAGCTCGGGCATGTGAACATTGAGAGCTACCTCATTGGACTCGGTGCTGATGTGACAATTTGTGACTTTGAGAACAACACAGCCCTCCATTGGGCAGCGCAATCGAACAAAATTGCCGCCATTGTGCCCCTCCTGCACACGAATGCCAATCTAAATCATCAGAATGTCAATGGGGACACTCCACTGCATATTGCATGCAGACAGCTGAATACCCAAATGTGCCTCATGCTCCTTGCCAATGGGTCTGATGTGCACGTGAAGAATTTCACGGAAGAAACAGCCATTGCGTGCATTCCCGATGCGAAGAGTCAATGCGCACGGATTATGCAGTTTAACATGCAAATGCAGCGGAATGCCATTCCCGTTGTCCAGGAATTGTGTTCGGATATATCAAATGGACGGGAAGCCGTGCCAATTGCAATGGTGAAGATAACACGAAGGAACCCACAGAGACGTACTGAGGATACGGAGTGGGAGGTTCCAATGCCAGCTTTTAAGTACATCACAAAGCCAGTAATGGTGGAGGAGCTAATCCAGATGGACATTCGTCTTGCCCGGATGGAGATGTGTGATTGCAGGGACAAGTAAGTGAGATAAAATTACTTGAATTTCTCTTAGGGATTGAAGATTGCAGGAGGAATTCAGAAAAAGAGAttcatttgaagaagaaatcgttacaaaattttcaaaagataaATCTTTAAGACGTACCCATATATTTAACCAgagaattgattaaaaattattaaaattaattaattaaaaaataaataaaaatattaaaatttttgagatcGTGTATTTCAAGCAAATTAACCTGTTGAGGGCCACTAGGCACTTGACCCTTTGAGGATCACTAGAACCGAAATtctttgaaggagaaaaacgAAAATAATCTGCTAGAAATTACCAATTACGCGATAAATAAAGtcaataaatcattcaaagaTCATGGAATGCCTGGAAGACCTCTAACCAACAGTTctgcaatttaaattcaaatgaataacAAACTGCTAGAATACACCGATTCTGTAATAAGTTAATTCCAATTTTCGTGCCTTTATAAAAATGTTCCTCATTTATCTCTTTCTTATCATATTTAATCGCTTTTTGGGCAGttttaaattacctttcatgcagtttttatTGCAATCTGTTGATTTTGTTGcattattgaatattttcattttatttcgtAAATTTTACGATGTTTTATCGCTTCTTGTtattattgttaattttaacgtGTAGGACATCGgtaaattctagcagtttttgtCCTATAGATTTAAACATGAAAGAACAACTAACTTTTATGTTTAAGATAATTTGTTACGCTTTTAATTCGAAATTCCAATTGACCGTTCTTCCATGTAAAAagctataagaaaaaaaactactagAATTTGTCAGTACTCAATATTGTGAAGTGGTGTGCATCTTTTCGTAAAGTATTATTGCAGTTTCACCTAATTTcactacattttattttatttcttgcaacttctgcaattttctgcaataaTATTTCTTGCACCCATGTCgcatttttaacaatttcttacttttttttttattgtttttatatcTTTGTATTTCTAGCAATTAAATCCTAATTTTATTGGCATTTGGTGTAGTTTGtgcaattttaaattcagttgtattatttatgaataactttaaatatattttgtacaattttatcccatttcaatgcattatgaattgcaattttaaagcacttttgatatattttttaaataaagattttttttttaaatatttacttaattccaaaatattaatatcaattaatggaaaataatcCAATGTTAATTCAAGTTTATTATATTGTATACTTTGAAGAGTagaaaattctagcagttattttcatttaggaatttttcatgAGGAGTTGTGTTCTAGTTTCACATCTTCATCTGCTGAAGACATATTGAGTGTCTAAACACAATACATTGCAGGCTAccaaattctagcagttttatttcttataagattttacatgtgaGTTGAGGTGTCTAGTTgttcttaaagggttaaaggaaTTTACATTGCTTTAACGTAGTTTCATACCATGAataaactgctagaatttgtAGGTCCGCAATGGGCCCTGTTTAAGCGTACAGAGTGGACTTCagggggttaaaaaaaaatcaagaaaaaatatctattttttgcaaaagctcAAGAGTCTCAGCCACATCCTCCATCAGGATGAATTGCATTTTTGCGCAAAATACTTGAAAGCTCTCTGAacaactttcaaaaaaaaaagtctcttttagaaatgaaagaagatgTGAATCTTCGCGCAAGTTTGCCCTTACATGTGGTGAAGGAGAGCGTCTTGTGGTCGCCATGAACGTCAGACAATCACTTCCCTAATGCCATTTATCTCTTTTGCAGTTGCGCAACGAGTTTATGCAAGTGCATAAGGAAATCTAGTCAGAATTGCTACACTTTGGAGGGACGTCTTTGCGATGATTTCAGCTTCACTGAACCATCGATTATATTTGAATGCAACGACGTGTGCGGATGCAACAGAGTGAGTTATATTTCTGTCATTTTAATCATTCATCATCAGCACTTCCTTCTAATATGTCGATTCACATTTTGAggtgatttaatttaatttagaaattccTCACAAATTAATGTGATGGGAAAAGTAAGTGATGGCCTTTGAATTCCTTAAGGGTTTTCACGATGTGTGGCATTCTGTGCTGCAACCGCTGCAACACAGGCGGTACATTTTTGATTGGAGAggaattctttgattttttttttgcatttttcataaGACTTAGTTCCGAGCCATTAAGACCTTGATGGGagtttaagaagaagaaaaaacggcGTTTcaagaaattacttttctcACCTTTTCTGCGTCTCTTGGCACACAGCTTGTCTGCAAGAATCGCATCGTCCAGAATGGTATTAAAGTTCCAATGGAAGTATTCAGTGTTGGTGACAAGAAGGAATGGGGTGTTAGGTGCCTCAAGGAGATCCCCAAAGGGACATTCATAGCGGAATATATTGGTGAGATGCTCAGCAATGCCGATGCTGATCGTCGCCCCGACGACAGCTACTTCTTTGGCTTTGATCTGTCTGAggtagaatttatttaattgcaaaaattcttcttttattgacttttttttccattgatttattgactaagaggaaaattactttttttatagTACTGTA from Lutzomyia longipalpis isolate SR_M1_2022 chromosome 4, ASM2433408v1 encodes:
- the LOC129795842 gene encoding histone-lysine N-methyltransferase EHMT2 gives rise to the protein MAEFIDSLLNEMSSTFNYQTDDVKIDLNRDRTLKWRSLHHNQYASTKKKSSRVGRNEEGSPYQSVKVFRNPLSNSTTGLKKLRRAARMKLSRLERNLRRKAQAEESPVEEKPKPPIAETTNIHVNYIAGDCALNLIDMKPENVQIFQGASVKVERRTSRRSTEKPSVESPKKSTPKKMKKAQENPESSQEVSRTEGTLLSQRPPRRVKPTEKILANKRLRRGIQIHNTKVKVTEALWRERENLATAPISTCEGDTTAEKPQDVVQEAEMSRKTQHLQQLGLTTITQVADAETERMDPEEKIAPPEAPAGTMVCLCQEETRFFPHAQGEALFCNAVDQFETEFVGCCNQVDESTCIRRPSTRACFMVLCDSHRKRLLSHNCCSGCGVFCTRGQVLLCPRNHFFHRDCVLDEGKRGEMVMCLHCGDLTETAEVRIELKCDNRIVFYPSQKTFLRCTKTPAVLFSADGQISGETPTEGGRTIPQHIMNTLIRASQQAPAGSPQDGLSPKNLQAAIKNDDIDRVAEYIVKGFDFTAPCQEFGYGSCLHYVSYFGTVEVLQLILCRFAAPEFIDMLDKEFQTALMCAVSGSKIDILLLLLQYGAKVTQKGPDGMTALHLAAKTGNFRATKILLEHYKKKVDRGKFMEFLNDVDHGNWTALVWAAELGHVNIESYLIGLGADVTICDFENNTALHWAAQSNKIAAIVPLLHTNANLNHQNVNGDTPLHIACRQLNTQMCLMLLANGSDVHVKNFTEETAIACIPDAKSQCARIMQFNMQMQRNAIPVVQELCSDISNGREAVPIAMVKITRRNPQRRTEDTEWEVPMPAFKYITKPVMVEELIQMDIRLARMEMCDCRDNCATSLCKCIRKSSQNCYTLEGRLCDDFSFTEPSIIFECNDVCGCNRLVCKNRIVQNGIKVPMEVFSVGDKKEWGVRCLKEIPKGTFIAEYIGEMLSNADADRRPDDSYFFGFDLSEYCIDANFFGNVSRFFNHSCNPNMVPIRVYFEHHDLRFPKIAFFSTRDIAAKDELTFDYGKNFWKVKQRYFNCNCNTPECRYRTKLPSPDLDQLDTD